The Williamsoniiplasma somnilux genome includes a window with the following:
- a CDS encoding SDR family oxidoreductase encodes MKKPLVAITGASSGIGKALALEFGQKGYPVLLMARRKELLDELEIANKVTAKVDVTNLEDIQKAVEDAEALYGPVDLMINNAGIMPLETFLNQSMKDKYDTLDVNIKGVVNGMQVVLSGMVERKHGTIMNISSVAGRYTSAEHSLYNGAKFAVNAITEQTRKEVAKDNVRLILIEPGIVDTNLLSTTVNDQILQEYQKRKTAMDNGLTAQEVAQVILHTYELPQHVNLKEIMLTHTKQAI; translated from the coding sequence ATGAAAAAACCATTAGTAGCAATCACCGGAGCATCATCAGGAATTGGCAAAGCTTTAGCTTTAGAATTTGGCCAAAAGGGTTATCCTGTTTTGTTGATGGCAAGAAGAAAAGAATTATTAGATGAATTAGAAATAGCTAATAAAGTAACTGCTAAAGTCGATGTCACTAATCTTGAAGACATTCAAAAAGCAGTTGAAGATGCTGAAGCACTTTATGGACCAGTTGACTTAATGATTAATAATGCAGGGATTATGCCTTTAGAAACATTTTTAAACCAGTCAATGAAAGATAAGTATGATACTTTAGATGTCAACATTAAAGGTGTTGTTAACGGAATGCAAGTTGTTTTATCAGGAATGGTTGAAAGAAAACACGGCACAATTATGAATATTTCTTCAGTGGCAGGAAGATATACTTCAGCTGAACATTCACTTTATAATGGTGCTAAATTTGCGGTTAATGCTATTACAGAGCAAACAAGAAAAGAAGTTGCTAAAGATAATGTGCGTTTAATCTTAATTGAACCAGGAATTGTAGATACTAATTTATTATCTACAACTGTTAATGATCAAATTCTTCAAGAATATCAAAAACGTAAAACTGCTATGGACAATGGTTTAACAGCTCAAGAAGTTGCTCAAGTCATTTTACACACTTATGAATTACCACAACATGTTAACTTAAAAGAAATTATGTTAACCCATACTAAACAAGCGATTTAA
- the rpsO gene encoding 30S ribosomal protein S15 has product MVSKEQKLELIKQFGGAESNTGLSEVQIAILTADIKNMTEHLQIHKKDVPTRRTLLKKVAQRRHLLDYLAKKDVNRYKAIIEKLGIRK; this is encoded by the coding sequence ATGGTTTCAAAAGAACAAAAATTAGAATTAATTAAACAATTCGGTGGAGCTGAAAGCAATACTGGATTATCAGAAGTGCAAATTGCAATTTTGACAGCAGATATTAAAAACATGACAGAACATTTACAAATTCATAAAAAAGATGTTCCAACACGTAGAACTTTATTAAAAAAAGTTGCTCAACGTCGTCATTTATTAGATTATTTAGCTAAAAAAGACGTTAATCGTTACAAAGCAATCATCGAAAAATTAGGAATTAGAAAATAA
- a CDS encoding DxFTY motif-containing membrane protein yields the protein MDNNKNSNDNYWNKIRDFRLSRTPFWIGFGVTSLAIIAPIIVVWILLSADFANKSFNFYEQLPTPQTGYLALIVLLGFLIWSLMIVSIFFFTKLIKADLYTYTIAFWLTGVMLILNASWMQQWAANESIKIFLRFLFCLVGAAIGSIFGVILTTFARNYRFKIEEEDYEILKAYRNGQEVPNRKMLRFKKAEEDAAKREKNLQDLEDFKATLDQKLLENYDNLEIKQKEKKDKLKAKLDAKEKKQRDKHNKNKHN from the coding sequence GTGGATAATAACAAAAATAGCAATGATAATTATTGAAACAAAATTCGTGACTTCCGTTTATCAAGAACACCATTTTGAATTGGTTTTGGTGTAACATCTTTAGCAATCATTGCACCTATTATTGTTGTTTGAATTTTATTAAGTGCAGACTTTGCAAATAAAAGTTTTAATTTTTATGAGCAATTACCAACTCCACAAACTGGTTATTTAGCATTAATTGTTCTGTTGGGATTTTTGATATGAAGTTTAATGATTGTTTCAATTTTCTTTTTTACTAAATTAATTAAAGCCGATCTTTATACATATACAATCGCTTTTTGATTAACAGGAGTAATGTTAATTTTAAACGCTTCTTGAATGCAACAATGAGCAGCTAATGAAAGTATTAAAATTTTTTTAAGATTTTTATTTTGTTTGGTGGGTGCTGCTATAGGAAGTATTTTCGGAGTGATTTTAACAACTTTTGCACGTAATTATCGTTTTAAAATTGAAGAAGAAGATTACGAAATATTAAAAGCATATCGTAATGGTCAAGAAGTTCCAAATCGTAAGATGTTAAGATTTAAAAAAGCAGAAGAAGATGCTGCCAAAAGGGAAAAAAACCTTCAAGATCTTGAAGACTTTAAAGCGACTTTAGATCAAAAATTATTAGAAAATTATGACAATTTAGAAATTAAACAAAAAGAAAAGAAAGATAAACTAAAAGCCAAACTTGATGCTAAAGAAAAAAAACAAAGAGATAAACACAATAAAAATAAACATAATTAA
- a CDS encoding fructose PTS transporter subunit IIA, translating to MNNKILKKDCIFLDVDVKSRDEAFSFIADQALNMKLITNKEALIKGFKNRELEGTTGFEDGFAIPHAKIKEATKPACLIIKLKKAIDWNSMDKKPTQYLFALIIPEGKADEHMSMLSDIATKLMFSDFKNAIINAKTHLEIIKAFDLEGEKLKPLKNNEKVIKVVGISACPTGVAHTYMARTALLKAGENLGWSVKIETQGQKGQEFKLTDKEIEEADVVFLAIDITIDKTRFIGKKVYQVSTKKTLRYAEEELKKSLEEAHIYSSNNSKNDFKTETTKKQKQSWVQHLMSGISYMIPFIVFAGLTSAIIAGAANAAGVNLSNKASLQGFWIFAWHLNEFANIGFSVMFAISGAYIANSIAGRAAIAPAFILVMIGNNPHLVWQGYFQNVMVQQMGPNGEWINGSINDVMQPLNIFGAVIFGLSVGYTIKWINTKWKINQYIQPIMPIIIIPVFLTLIFAILYMFTFGPIIGIAIGYLYTGILSIEKSGVGMILVGLILGLLSGVDMGGPINKIASFGATAMIPIDGGLAMGCSAAAFAVAPLGAGLATMVFGKTFKNDKEMGINATILGFMGVSESAIPFAIKYKWAAIIPNIICSGIAGLLAGAFMVQGHVGAWGGPIIAVFAGVTDSSGNFIGILWYLIAISAGTFVHIILFRILVEVQVKGTKGTSLKSIFKKTKKIEKEKTTKKFVEKL from the coding sequence ATGAACAATAAAATCCTAAAAAAAGATTGTATTTTTTTAGATGTTGATGTTAAATCTCGAGACGAGGCTTTTTCTTTTATAGCTGACCAGGCTTTAAATATGAAATTAATAACTAACAAAGAAGCTTTAATCAAAGGATTTAAAAATCGTGAACTTGAAGGCACAACGGGTTTTGAAGATGGATTTGCTATTCCGCACGCAAAAATTAAAGAAGCAACAAAACCGGCTTGTTTAATTATAAAACTTAAAAAAGCTATTGATTGAAATTCAATGGATAAAAAACCAACTCAATATTTATTTGCTTTAATAATTCCGGAGGGCAAAGCTGACGAACATATGTCAATGCTAAGCGATATTGCAACTAAGCTAATGTTTTCAGATTTTAAAAATGCAATAATTAATGCTAAAACTCATTTAGAGATTATTAAAGCTTTTGATCTTGAAGGGGAAAAATTAAAACCATTAAAAAATAACGAAAAAGTTATAAAAGTTGTTGGAATTTCAGCATGTCCAACAGGAGTTGCTCACACTTATATGGCAAGAACGGCATTATTAAAAGCCGGGGAGAATCTTGGATGAAGTGTCAAAATAGAAACTCAAGGACAAAAAGGACAAGAATTTAAATTAACTGATAAAGAAATTGAAGAAGCAGATGTTGTTTTTTTAGCAATTGATATCACAATTGATAAGACAAGATTTATTGGTAAAAAAGTTTATCAAGTAAGTACTAAAAAAACGTTGAGATATGCAGAAGAAGAATTAAAAAAATCTTTAGAGGAAGCTCATATTTATTCATCAAATAATAGTAAAAATGATTTTAAAACTGAAACAACAAAAAAACAAAAACAAAGTTGAGTTCAGCACTTAATGTCAGGTATCTCATACATGATTCCATTTATTGTGTTTGCTGGATTAACATCAGCAATTATTGCTGGAGCTGCAAATGCTGCTGGAGTTAATTTAAGTAATAAAGCATCTTTACAAGGATTTTGAATATTCGCATGACATTTAAATGAATTTGCTAATATTGGATTTTCGGTAATGTTTGCTATTTCTGGTGCATATATTGCTAATTCAATCGCCGGCAGAGCAGCAATTGCCCCAGCATTTATATTGGTCATGATTGGAAACAATCCGCATTTAGTATGACAAGGATATTTCCAAAATGTAATGGTTCAACAAATGGGCCCAAATGGTGAATGAATAAATGGTTCAATTAACGATGTTATGCAACCATTAAATATATTTGGTGCTGTTATATTCGGTTTAAGTGTTGGTTACACAATTAAATGAATTAATACAAAATGAAAAATTAATCAGTATATTCAACCTATTATGCCAATCATTATTATTCCTGTGTTCTTAACACTAATTTTTGCAATATTGTACATGTTTACATTTGGCCCAATTATTGGAATTGCAATCGGATACTTATACACCGGAATTCTGTCAATAGAAAAATCTGGAGTTGGAATGATTTTAGTTGGTTTAATTCTAGGTTTATTATCGGGAGTTGATATGGGTGGTCCCATTAACAAAATTGCGTCATTTGGAGCGACAGCAATGATTCCGATTGACGGAGGATTAGCAATGGGATGTTCAGCTGCAGCATTTGCAGTCGCGCCACTTGGAGCAGGATTAGCAACAATGGTGTTTGGCAAAACCTTTAAAAACGATAAAGAAATGGGTATTAATGCTACAATTCTTGGATTTATGGGGGTGTCAGAAAGCGCCATACCATTCGCGATTAAATACAAATGAGCTGCCATAATTCCAAATATTATTTGTTCAGGGATTGCTGGTTTATTAGCTGGTGCATTCATGGTTCAAGGACACGTTGGAGCATGAGGTGGTCCTATTATTGCGGTCTTTGCCGGAGTTACTGACAGTTCTGGTAATTTCATAGGAATTTTATGATATTTAATAGCTATTAGTGCCGGAACCTTTGTACATATTATTTTATTTAGAATTTTAGTTGAAGTGCAAGTTAAAGGAACCAAAGGAACTAGTTTAAAATCAATTTTCAAAAAAACTAAAAAAATAGAAAAAGAAAAAACAACAAAAAAATTTGTTGAAAAACTTTAA
- a CDS encoding MurR/RpiR family transcriptional regulator, translating into MDIIKKIKDIVINTNNSVNISIANYILNKGENILNQNIKYVANKCNVSTASVVRFCKILNLEGFNELKYYLKNQNKPIKEYKRVDLKSTNDFLVAYKQIKKESFHSIIELSSELFSLKNKIKESRNIYIFCLNVAYNASKSFVQRMRSFDSNIFLESDPSSIEWYIDLLQPNDLVIFVTLSGENAMLLKYSKFINNKAQTILISGNDSPIKKFVNKSIIFNNKESELWDVYSLRSQSLQHIWDFVYYNFYSENV; encoded by the coding sequence ATGGACATAATAAAAAAAATAAAAGATATAGTTATTAACACGAATAATTCTGTAAATATTTCTATTGCAAATTATATTTTAAACAAAGGCGAAAATATATTAAATCAAAATATCAAATATGTAGCAAATAAATGTAATGTCTCTACGGCTTCGGTTGTTCGCTTTTGTAAAATTTTAAACCTAGAAGGATTTAATGAATTAAAATATTATTTAAAAAATCAAAATAAACCAATAAAAGAATATAAAAGAGTTGACTTAAAATCTACTAATGATTTTTTGGTTGCATATAAGCAAATAAAAAAAGAATCTTTTCATTCAATAATTGAATTGTCTTCAGAGTTATTTTCTCTAAAAAATAAAATTAAAGAATCTCGAAATATTTACATTTTTTGTCTTAATGTTGCATATAATGCATCAAAAAGTTTTGTTCAAAGAATGAGATCTTTTGATTCAAATATTTTTTTGGAATCAGATCCTTCTTCTATAGAATGGTATATAGACTTACTACAACCAAATGATTTGGTTATTTTTGTTACGTTATCTGGCGAAAACGCAATGTTACTAAAATATTCAAAATTTATTAACAATAAAGCGCAAACTATATTAATTTCTGGCAATGATAGTCCGATTAAAAAATTTGTAAATAAATCAATAATTTTTAATAATAAAGAAAGTGAACTTTGGGATGTTTATTCCCTTAGAAGTCAAAGTTTGCAACATATATGAGATTTCGTTTATTATAATTTTTATTCAGAAAATGTTTAA
- a CDS encoding fructose-specific PTS transporter subunit EIIC, which yields MNKLNAKQIINSNLIILDSNAKNKEEAFEEVSSLAFKNKIINNEKDMYDGLVAREKETSTGLEDGFAIPHSRSKKIKKAAVFFVKFKKSIKWETFDNKPVKVAIFLAIPENESVNLHISVLSEIAQKLLNKNTRDFLKKENDKNKIINKLFENEQKNEKEENYKGYVIGITACPAGVAHTYMSAKAIEDFAKARNYKVKIEKQGANGIEDELTNEDIRNANFMILAVDVNPAKMDRFNTVPQLRVPVAEPLRNMEDIWNKALTKFRDVKDQILNTEVSKFEANKINGSFLTRFKTKTKAGSSTLKNAILTGISYTVPVIVAGTVIVALVTIIQQIAGAENIKIHANWLNTLSNTAGGALSILLAPLLSGYIAYALADKPGLFPGFLGGLACNAVNYNKIVNGEIITVVAGLGFLGGLISGIIVGYMMKFSKKYIVNKKIQGVITWFIYPVFGSLLIMCLILFGIGKPIALLVSLIYDGLTKLQNSKAAFVMGAVVGLMCVSDLGGPFNKVAWAFAFASMSGALSETGEVVKPELLVPYSAFWAAGIGTGWTTTIVTIIGRKHCNDAEKEAGKISWLLSSLGITEGSIPLALSDPGRVLPSFMLGGAISGGLTSAFNLGSNIPGGGFITMAGISFANGSFSIGISILLWFTFALTGTLLSSLMLISLKMLKSKKTIKKVQENTKEI from the coding sequence ATGAATAAACTAAACGCAAAACAAATCATCAATTCAAATTTAATTATTTTAGATTCTAATGCAAAAAACAAAGAAGAAGCTTTCGAAGAAGTTTCAAGTTTAGCTTTTAAAAATAAAATTATTAATAATGAAAAAGATATGTATGATGGTCTTGTCGCAAGAGAAAAAGAAACCTCAACAGGACTTGAAGATGGTTTCGCTATTCCCCATTCAAGGTCTAAAAAGATAAAAAAAGCTGCAGTTTTTTTTGTTAAATTCAAGAAATCAATAAAATGAGAAACCTTTGATAATAAACCTGTTAAAGTTGCAATTTTTTTGGCAATTCCTGAAAATGAATCTGTTAATTTGCATATTAGTGTTTTGAGTGAAATTGCTCAAAAATTACTTAATAAAAATACAAGAGATTTTTTAAAGAAAGAAAATGATAAAAATAAAATAATTAACAAATTATTTGAAAATGAACAAAAAAATGAAAAAGAAGAAAATTACAAAGGTTATGTTATAGGAATTACAGCATGTCCTGCCGGAGTTGCTCATACATACATGTCAGCTAAGGCAATTGAAGATTTTGCTAAGGCCAGAAACTACAAAGTTAAAATTGAAAAACAAGGTGCTAACGGTATTGAAGATGAGTTAACAAACGAAGATATAAGAAATGCAAATTTTATGATTTTAGCTGTTGATGTGAATCCTGCAAAAATGGATAGATTTAACACAGTTCCTCAATTAAGAGTTCCTGTTGCTGAGCCATTGCGAAATATGGAAGATATTTGAAACAAAGCGTTAACTAAGTTCAGAGATGTAAAAGATCAAATTTTAAATACAGAAGTTTCAAAATTTGAAGCTAATAAAATAAATGGAAGTTTTTTAACAAGATTTAAAACTAAAACTAAGGCAGGGTCTTCAACATTAAAAAATGCAATTTTAACAGGTATTTCTTATACCGTTCCGGTTATTGTTGCGGGTACTGTTATTGTTGCTTTAGTTACCATCATCCAACAGATAGCAGGAGCTGAAAATATTAAAATTCACGCTAATTGATTAAACACTTTAAGTAATACTGCCGGAGGAGCTCTTAGCATCTTATTAGCTCCATTGTTATCAGGCTATATAGCTTATGCTTTAGCGGACAAACCTGGTCTATTCCCTGGTTTTTTAGGAGGTTTGGCATGTAATGCTGTTAACTATAATAAAATAGTGAATGGTGAAATAATTACTGTTGTAGCAGGCTTGGGGTTTTTAGGAGGTTTAATTTCAGGAATTATAGTTGGGTACATGATGAAATTTTCGAAAAAATATATTGTTAACAAAAAAATTCAAGGAGTTATAACTTGATTTATATATCCGGTTTTTGGCTCATTGCTAATTATGTGTTTAATTTTATTTGGTATTGGTAAACCAATTGCCTTATTAGTTAGTTTAATTTATGACGGACTTACAAAACTTCAAAATTCAAAAGCAGCATTTGTTATGGGTGCAGTTGTTGGTCTAATGTGTGTTTCTGATTTAGGAGGTCCATTTAATAAAGTTGCTTGAGCATTTGCTTTTGCATCAATGTCTGGGGCTTTATCAGAAACAGGAGAAGTTGTAAAACCCGAATTATTAGTTCCTTATTCTGCATTTTGAGCTGCAGGTATAGGAACGGGTTGAACAACAACAATTGTTACGATTATCGGAAGAAAACATTGTAATGATGCAGAAAAAGAAGCAGGAAAGATATCTTGATTGCTATCTTCTCTAGGAATTACAGAAGGGTCTATACCTTTGGCTTTATCTGATCCTGGTAGAGTACTTCCTTCTTTTATGTTAGGTGGCGCTATTTCCGGTGGATTAACTTCAGCCTTTAATTTAGGATCAAATATACCTGGAGGTGGATTTATAACTATGGCTGGAATTTCATTTGCAAATGGAAGTTTTTCGATAGGGATTTCTATATTATTATGATTCACTTTTGCATTAACAGGAACGTTACTATCTTCGTTAATGTTAATTAGTTTAAAAATGCTTAAATCTAAAAAAACTATTAAAAAAGTTCAAGAAAATACAAAGGAAATTTAA
- a CDS encoding Rid family detoxifying hydrolase codes for MKNKIIFSPEAPAAIGPYSQAILDQNNTIYISGQLPIDNKIGKIVSDNISDQTLQCLKNLEYILKSAGKNLENVIKVTVLLTDINEFQEMNKIYENFFKEVKPARSAYQVVALPRGAKIEIELVAQ; via the coding sequence ATGAAAAATAAAATTATTTTTAGTCCCGAAGCTCCTGCAGCGATAGGTCCATATTCACAAGCTATATTAGATCAAAACAACACAATTTATATTTCTGGGCAATTACCCATTGATAATAAAATAGGAAAAATCGTTTCTGATAATATCTCAGACCAAACATTGCAATGTTTAAAAAACTTAGAGTATATTTTAAAATCTGCAGGCAAAAATTTAGAAAATGTCATTAAAGTTACTGTTTTATTAACTGATATAAATGAATTTCAAGAAATGAACAAAATTTATGAAAATTTCTTTAAAGAAGTTAAACCTGCTCGTTCTGCTTATCAAGTTGTTGCTTTACCAAGAGGCGCTAAAATCGAAATAGAACTTGTGGCTCAATAA
- a CDS encoding MalY/PatB family protein, protein MRKEFQNNFDRTKTQERKSDKNYIERTFQIDKNKKIINSTIADFDFQTPKPIIEAILERAKKGTYSYTYVTDDFYYAVKLWYKKNYQVSLNSKQIKLVHGTVNALHQLIMGLSNEGDSVIINTPVYGPFLRAIKNSNRLPIFSDLIWNTNGYLFNIEDFKLKIKNFKPKIFILCNPHNPGGVVWNKKLLIQILEICRKNNVLLVSDEVHADLTLKGKKFTSLINLMNQDDQVIICNSANKTFNLGGLKSSYLISKNKMLLSKINNIFESNSLTSPNVFSIPAISAAYTNSETQKWLDDFKDFILENFKLLQKKLQNLSNLEIMNLESSYLVWCKFKNISYLEFTAKAKESGVIFSDYNDFANCSENLFRINIGCSQKTLNKICKILNKILS, encoded by the coding sequence ATGAGAAAAGAATTTCAAAATAATTTTGACAGAACTAAAACACAAGAAAGAAAAAGCGATAAAAATTACATCGAACGCACTTTTCAAATAGACAAAAATAAAAAAATAATAAATTCAACAATTGCTGATTTTGATTTTCAAACTCCTAAGCCTATTATTGAAGCTATTTTAGAAAGAGCAAAAAAAGGAACATATAGTTATACCTATGTGACTGATGATTTTTATTATGCAGTTAAATTATGATATAAAAAAAATTATCAAGTTTCTTTAAATTCAAAACAAATAAAATTAGTTCATGGAACAGTTAATGCCTTACATCAATTAATAATGGGGTTAAGCAATGAAGGAGATTCTGTGATTATCAACACTCCTGTTTACGGTCCTTTTTTAAGAGCCATAAAAAACAGCAATAGATTACCTATTTTTTCCGATTTAATTTGAAATACTAATGGATATTTATTTAATATTGAAGATTTCAAATTAAAAATAAAAAATTTCAAACCTAAAATATTTATTTTGTGTAATCCACATAATCCTGGTGGTGTTGTTTGAAATAAAAAGTTATTGATTCAAATTTTAGAAATTTGTAGAAAAAATAATGTTTTACTTGTTTCGGATGAAGTTCATGCCGATTTAACTTTAAAAGGTAAAAAATTTACTTCTTTAATAAATTTAATGAATCAAGATGATCAAGTTATCATTTGTAATTCCGCAAATAAAACCTTTAATCTAGGAGGTTTAAAAAGTTCTTATTTAATATCAAAAAATAAAATGTTGCTTTCGAAAATAAATAACATTTTTGAAAGCAATTCATTAACTTCTCCTAATGTTTTTTCGATACCCGCTATAAGCGCAGCTTATACAAATAGTGAAACTCAAAAATGATTAGATGATTTTAAAGATTTTATTTTAGAAAATTTTAAATTACTACAAAAAAAATTACAAAATTTATCTAATTTAGAAATTATGAATCTGGAATCTTCTTATCTTGTTTGGTGTAAATTTAAAAATATCAGCTATTTGGAGTTTACTGCAAAAGCAAAAGAGTCAGGAGTTATTTTTTCTGACTATAATGATTTCGCTAATTGTTCTGAAAATCTATTTAGAATAAATATTGGTTGCTCACAAAAAACTTTGAATAAAATATGCAAAATTTTAAACAAAATTTTATCTTAA
- a CDS encoding phosphotransferase — translation MPRIKLKGLTNKLIVKNNLIYKTSNKKVDYFLNRRNESNFYKQMKQNNSSYWVLPTEYYFNQRGRFVSVYNYLPNSSTLWDIMEIDQEKSQKIINLITNFHKLDLDLEVFKPLEFLMLFKTKVKEIKELKKYDHKIEMVIKDWNKLEPVVSHNDLVRGNFLLVNEEWKLIDFEYVKKNHPLFDFASFISESCSLKEANIFLKELNLTQQELKVLNQIIIYQNYLWAYWAKYMYKKTYKCIYKKIMKEKINAILTFKKT, via the coding sequence ATGCCAAGAATAAAATTAAAAGGTTTAACTAATAAATTAATAGTAAAAAATAATTTAATTTACAAAACATCTAATAAAAAAGTGGATTACTTTTTAAATCGTCGCAATGAAAGTAATTTTTATAAACAAATGAAACAAAACAATAGCTCATACTGAGTTTTACCTACTGAATATTATTTTAATCAAAGAGGAAGATTTGTAAGTGTTTATAACTATTTACCTAATAGCAGCACTTTGTGAGATATTATGGAAATCGATCAAGAAAAGAGTCAAAAGATTATTAATTTAATTACTAACTTTCATAAATTAGATTTAGATCTTGAAGTGTTTAAACCTTTAGAATTTTTGATGCTATTTAAAACCAAAGTTAAAGAAATTAAAGAACTAAAAAAATATGATCATAAAATTGAAATGGTTATTAAAGATTGAAACAAATTGGAACCTGTAGTAAGTCACAACGATTTAGTGAGAGGTAATTTTTTATTAGTTAATGAGGAATGAAAATTAATTGATTTTGAATATGTTAAAAAAAATCATCCACTATTTGATTTTGCGAGTTTCATAAGCGAATCTTGCAGTTTAAAAGAAGCAAATATTTTTCTTAAAGAATTAAATCTTACACAACAAGAATTAAAAGTTTTAAATCAAATTATTATTTATCAAAATTATTTATGAGCCTATTGAGCAAAGTATATGTATAAAAAAACTTACAAATGTATTTATAAAAAAATTATGAAAGAAAAAATAAATGCAATTTTAACATTTAAAAAGACCTAA
- a CDS encoding non-canonical purine NTP pyrophosphatase yields MGLKTLWVATANKGKAKEYKSIFNEYEVKTLLDLPGYEDIEENGTTFKENALIKAKHLAEFVNGIAIGDDSGICIDLLDGFPGIYSKRWAYPLVNDPEISQALINKINEKYPNQRWTCNMTTCIAFYDAKSTETKYFVGKVEGQISPKVISSPSGFGYDNIFIPNGQKQPYSMLGADIKNQTSARYLALEQLIKFLKGEKDD; encoded by the coding sequence ATGGGTCTAAAAACATTGTGAGTAGCAACTGCAAATAAAGGTAAAGCTAAGGAATATAAAAGTATTTTTAATGAATATGAAGTAAAAACTTTATTAGATCTACCAGGTTATGAAGATATCGAAGAAAATGGAACAACCTTTAAAGAAAATGCCTTAATTAAAGCTAAACATTTAGCTGAATTTGTTAATGGAATTGCAATCGGAGACGACTCAGGGATATGCATTGATTTATTAGATGGTTTTCCAGGAATTTATTCGAAAAGATGAGCTTATCCGCTGGTTAATGATCCTGAAATTTCTCAAGCCTTAATCAACAAAATTAATGAAAAGTATCCAAATCAAAGATGAACCTGCAACATGACAACTTGTATTGCTTTTTATGATGCAAAATCAACTGAAACAAAATATTTTGTTGGTAAAGTGGAAGGTCAAATATCACCAAAAGTGATTTCTAGTCCATCAGGATTTGGTTATGACAATATTTTTATTCCAAATGGTCAAAAACAACCATATTCAATGTTGGGAGCAGATATTAAAAACCAAACTTCAGCTCGTTATTTAGCATTGGAACAATTAATCAAATTTTTAAAAGGAGAAAAAGATGACTAA
- a CDS encoding tRNA (cytidine(34)-2'-O)-methyltransferase: protein MTNKRKLNIVLFQTEIAQNMGAIMRTCVATNARLHIIEPLGFPYDDRHLSRPSANEYKFVDAIRYDDWNDFQDKNPQVQLFCLTRYGQKPISDFNFAAINDDVFLMFGKESTGIPKQILIDNIETCFRIPMVPEARSINIANTVGIAAYEVLRQWDYLDLAKEEVQKGADYLLSGAWKGIED, encoded by the coding sequence ATGACTAATAAACGTAAATTAAATATTGTGCTATTTCAAACAGAAATAGCACAAAACATGGGAGCTATTATGCGAACATGTGTAGCTACTAATGCAAGACTGCACATTATTGAGCCTTTGGGTTTCCCATATGATGATCGTCATTTATCTCGTCCCAGCGCTAATGAATACAAATTCGTAGATGCGATTAGATATGATGATTGAAATGATTTTCAAGACAAAAATCCTCAAGTGCAATTATTTTGTTTGACTAGATATGGACAAAAGCCAATTAGTGATTTTAATTTCGCAGCAATTAATGATGACGTTTTCTTAATGTTTGGTAAAGAATCAACTGGTATACCAAAACAAATTTTAATTGATAATATTGAAACTTGTTTTCGTATCCCAATGGTGCCTGAAGCACGTTCGATAAATATCGCTAATACTGTTGGAATTGCAGCTTATGAAGTTTTGAGACAATGGGATTATTTAGATTTAGCTAAAGAAGAAGTTCAAAAAGGTGCTGATTATTTATTAAGTGGTGCTTGAAAAGGGATAGAAGATTAA